From the genome of Acidobacteriota bacterium:
TACAGAAAATGAAACTCTTTAAACGGCCGCTGGTTTCTGCATCGGAGCGGCCATACTCAACTGGTCCAGAACCTGGACCGCCAGCAAAGAGAACACGGATCGATTTCAATTTGTGGCCATTAGCATAGACAAAATTGCCTGGGGCAAATTCCTCAATGGCGATGGACGATGGTCGATAAAGGGTAGGCGTATCAGAAACACCTGGGTCCAAACTATAGGTATCCACGGGAAATTGATAGGCAGGAAGGAATCCCTGAGTCGAAAGATAGTTTAAAGTATAAGCCCTTTCCGGGTCTTCCGTAATTTCTCGATAAGCTCGTTTGCGAGCTGAGGCCTTTTTCTCGTCATGACGGGGGGAACCAATGGTGGAATATTCGTGGAACTCCCGATCGAGATGTCGCACCCTTTGCCACCATCGCTCCATGATCGTGCATAAGTCTGCTTCGAAGTGTTCTACAATCTCTTTCGCTTCATCCATGCCATAACGATCTATTCTTTCTACGTCTCTGTCATGGGCAAAGAGCTGGCTGATTCGCGAAATGAGATCTTTTTTCTGAGTTTTCACCTGCTCAAATAAAGGCTGTAAATCTTCTTTCTTCCATCGGGAAGGCGTTCTGATATTATCCAGCAATTCCCCCATGCGGTTTGGCAGTTGGGCTTCGATACATTCCATGAGATAAGAACGAAGATGGCGGTAAACCACATAGGGATTATCAAGACGTACTTTCGGTGGATCGAACTGCCCGGCCACAAGCCAAGAAGGATTCTCAAAAGCATGCCTGTCATGAGATCCTCCAGCGCAGAAGGTTGAGACAAATCCAATCCGCAATCGGCGTCCCGCTCTTCCTACCCTCTGAATATAATTTGTCGGAGTGGGAGGAGCATTGCGAAGAACGATGGAAAGCAATGGTCCAATATCCACGCCAAGTTCCAGAGTTGGTGTGCAAACGAGGGCATCCAAGCGTCCTTCTTTGAAATCGGTCTCTCGGGTGGCCCTCTCTTCTCCTGAGATCTGGGCGCTATGCTCCGCCATCTTCATCCTCATAGGCGGGTGATCCAAGTAGAGTCTGATGTAGTAATTATCGGAGTCTAATTCTGTCTTTTGCAACTTTCCCTGTGAACATTTCGGTGTGGGGCAGGTGGGTAGGTCATAAGGCCTCCATGTTTGACAAGCGTTGCAACGGTAACCTTCTTCTGGCTCAACGAGGAAAATGAGCCGAGGGTCAATTTGGAGCGGCTTTAATCCCTGGACCATTTCATTTCTAGGAATCGGGAAATTTTTTACTGCTACCAGAATGCCAAGCGATTCCAGAATAGGGACAACAGCACAGATGAATTCTTCAGCTTTCTCTCGACTTCGCAACAGACGATCAACTAACTTCTGGGATGCCGTAAGTTGACCGGCTCTCGGATTTTCCTGATAGAAACCCATCAAACGACCGGAACTTCTTATGTGAGCGGGTCGATTCAGGGCAAAAGCCTTTGGGGTTCGATCCCTGTCAGGAAAACGGACATTGTAAGGTTCAGATTCCAGTTCTCGGTATCTTCTCTTTCTGGCCGGGTCGATATACTCCTGAAAAAAATCATAAGCAACAGCACGGTTCTTTCGCATCACATCGAGAATTGCACGAACAAGATTATAGGATTCTGAAATCTCTAGTCCTGCTCGCCTTGATGCTTCTAGGAAAGATTCACTATTCAATATCTCATCGAGAAACTCATAGTCAATGGCAACGAGCCCCAGGTTCTCCAGGGAAGCTCGCTGGCGGCTGTAGCGAGTGAATTCATTGGCGGTTTCATAACTGAAGGCATCCAACCAGCGCTCTCGCTCAGGACGGGTCGTGCGACGCGGGATGATTCCAAGTTTTCGATAATGATCAAAGAGCCTCTGCGGCAGTTCCTGGAGATAGACACCTCGATCTCCAGCACCCTTGACCTCCTGAGCGATCACATGGCGCAGGGCAAAAGTTCTGTGTTTATCGCTGGCGTACCCGGCTTGATGGGCTACATCCTGACGGTTGTCGGCGAAAACGAGAAGGCGCCGATCCCCTCCTTCTAAACCCTCAAGATGGTGTGTGGAAAGAACGGACACTGTAGAGGCTGTGCCCGTTCTTAAAGGTGTTACGATATCGCCCCGAGTGTAAGTGTCTCCGCAGGCAGGACAGGTGTTCAGCTTTCCCCGATGGATGAGAAGGCAGATGGGAAAGCGATTGCATTCCCTGCATTTTTCACCCTCAGGCAAAATTCTTCCGCATCCAAGGCAGAAATCGATCCTGTCGAGTTTTTTCTCTGCCTCTTCTCGCCTTTGCATTCGCTTCTGATTTTCTTCAGATTCTTCTTCATCCGGTGCAAATCCTTCCGGCAGTTCATGAATCTGATGAGTGAGAAAGGCAGTGTTCTGATCGCTATAAAAATCACCTGTTCCGACAGGTTTATCATCAGGGTCGCGTTCAAACCGGACCTTGACAAAATCCTGCCCACATGTTCGGCACAGGGCAGCAGGTCGAGCCATTGACGCACACCTGTAACATTGCGTTCCTCCCTGGGGAACAAGGAGCCGGCAGTCGGGATTGAGACAGAGAGCTACATCATAGACGCCATGGAAGAATGTGTGGAGTTTGGGTCGCAACCTGGGAGGATGATCTTCATCTCCAATGCTACCAACAAGCAGATAAGCTTCAATTTCTCGCTGTATGGTATCATCAGCAAGAGCGCTCCGGTTAGGGAATCTTTCTTTTAAAGTCGATACGGCTCCTTCAATTGTTGTCGGATTTGAAAAAATCTCTTCGAGCGTTTTAACAACAGCATTGCCAGACATGACTTCTGACACTTTTTCAGAAATAAGCCCTTCCTGACGACATTTCTGGCCGGTAAGCTTCTCGGCAAGCGCTATGATATTCTCGTCATCTTCAATATCCAGATTGAAAACATCTTTCGCATCAAGATTGGGAGGATCAGGAATCCATTCTTCTTTCTCTTCTTGTTGAGGCCTCAAAACTTCTCCGATAATCTCTTCCTCATGAAACTCCTCACCAAAGAGGGTGCTTGCAAAAAAGGCTAAACGTTCTGACCCATTTGCCCCCGAAGCCACGGTGGCCGATGTTCCTATCCCGAGGAGGTCTCCAGATTTAATGCTGGCATGTGCTTTCAGTCTTCGGATCAGGCAGGAAATCTCTGTTGCCAGGGCACCTCTGTAAGCATGAAGTTCATCAAGCACAAGATATTTAAGAGAAGGTGTGAATAAAGCTCTGTCTTCTTTTCTTACCAGAAGGAATTCGAGTTGTTTATAGTTCGTGAGGAGAATATCGGGAGGTTTTTGGCGAATTTGAGCTCGTGTTAACCTTTCCGTTTCAGCAGGTTCTTCCGAGAGTCTTTGGGTAGCAGTGTCGCTATCCCCTGTGTAAAGGGCAAAGGAGATGTCAAGCCCGGTTCCTCGCAATAGTCGCCGGAGTCGTTCAAGCTGATCGTTAGCAAGAGCATTCATAGGATAGAGGAAAATGGCTTGAAGGCCTTTTACTCCAGATCTCTTTCGCTTCAAAATCCCGTCCATGACAGGAAGAAGAAATGCCTCAGTCTTTCCGGAGCCCGTGCCTGTCGTCACGACAAAAGATTTTTCCTTCCTTCCTGCCTTAAAAGCTTTGACTTGGTGATGATAGAGACGCTCTTTCCCAAAGGGCCAATTGGCTTTCAACAGCGCCCGATCAGCCTCCCCTGAATTCACGAGTTCATGAAGAGTCTCTCTCTGTTCATAGTCATGTGTGAGCGTAACATAAGGCCCTTTGACGACCACATCGACTTTTGCCAGATGTTCCTCGAACTGTTTTTTTAGATGAGGGTCGAGAAAGCGATAGGACGTTCTCAGAAACCTGCGGTATTCATCGATTAAATGGCGGACACAGGAGATGGCAGATACTTTCATTGTTCTAAGCTCCTGAAAAAGCGAGGACTTTTCTCCCAGAAACGCTTCAAATAAGCGATTATGAGGTTAAACATTTCCAAAATGCTCATTGGAGCGTTTTGAGCATTTCCGATTGAATCATTTTTGCTACTATTCAATTTTTCTCTGCCAAGAGAATATGCCCACCCCTGCCTTTGCCCGCAAAGCGTACCTTTCCTTCAGATTCCAATTCTTTAACCAGATAATAGACCTGGACACGACTAAAGCCTGAAAAGTGCCTGATTTGCGCATTGGTGAGCTTTCCACGGGTACGCAAAAGGGTCAGGATGCGTAGCTTGACCGCCTCCTTTTCCAGCGGGAGGTCTGAATCCACTGTGGCTCTTCCTCGTATTCGGTCTGCTAGATCCATCCTCAGATCATAACTCGCCCCCCTTCCTCTTCCTCTGACTATCAGATATCCTGCCCCCCGCAGGCGAACAAGCCTGGCGGCGGCTTCTTCTTCAGAGAGTTGAAGGGCATTGGCTGCGGACCAGCGATCGAGGACGGCCGTCTTCAGAAATCTACGGAGAAGAATAAGATCATCAAGCTCAAGGTGGTGTCCTCGTCGTTCCTCTCCTGCTACAAATATTGCAAAACCGTCGTGGGTTTCCAGTGGAATAACGAGCTGCACATGGGCTTCATCAGCTGCATAGCGAGGTATATCTTTGCCTAAGCGGAGAAGGCCCTCATAAATTCTATCCACTCCAAGGCCTATACGGTTCACAAGACCGATAGTCTGAAAAGTCCTTGCCAGGAGTTCATTCCTGTGAACGGGAGGATGTCTTAATACATTTTCCGGAGTGATCCCGCCTATAAAACCACCAGGACTTATAACTTCCAGACGATCCCTGTAAAGAGAGATTTGAATGCCCTGCCGCAGGAAATAATCACGATGAGTAATAGCGTTGAGAACAGCCTCCCTGGCCACCTCCCAAGAGAGGTCAGGGAATTCAAGCTGTCCGAAACCTTCTTCTTGGATGGTCTTGACTCGATTGTTCACCGAGACAAGTTGCTCCATTTCCGCTAAAACAGAAAGGAGCGCTTTTCGCATATCCTTTCGCTGATCATAGCGGGTAGGACTTTTGTATCGGAGAAAAATAATTTCATGCTGAGGAATATGGTGATTGATAGATTCTTTCTTCCCTACGAGGAGAAGCCCGGCAATGGTAACTCCTTCTTTCGTGATCAACCCCATTGCCTCCATGAGAGCGCGGTCTTCAAGTCTAGCAAGTTCCTGATTCTGTGCCTCATGCAGGATAATTCTGCGAAGATTCTGGATTTCAGATGGATCGAGGTCCTTATCAGTGGATCTTTCGATAATTTCCGCTGTTGGGTCCCGCTGTCCCCCAGCTGCCAGAAGCTGAGCAAAAGTTCTACCCGTAAGGGGCTTACATTCCTTGCCTATCCTGATCTTTGCAACGCCATCACTTGTGGTATGGGGAGGCATCCCCTTGGGAACATGGACCAACAGAAGAGTCCCTTCTGGCTCGACCAATTCTTCAATCTCAACGAGAATATGAGGTTCCGTGCCATCATAGACAGCCCGCCTTAAGCCTGCAATGTCGTACCTACCAACCCCTTGGATTGCTTCCTTTCGAGAATGGCCTCGATCTTTCACTCCCAGGACAATGGTTCCGCCACGTGCATTCGCAAAACATACCACTGCTTCTCTCAAAGTCCTATGAAGAGTCTTGGTGTCAGTATCCCAGGGTTTGAATTCGAGATCATCATCCTCGAGAGAATCGGCTGTTTGATTATTAAGATTTTTAAGAATTGAACGGATTTCTTCTTTGCTGCGCATGATAATAATGTAACAATAAGTAAACTAAATGTCAATAATGAAATATTTCTATAATTGCTTATTATTCATTTATTGCTGATTAAGCGATTCATTTTTATTGTTCCGCCTTCCACTCTTTGAGGCGCTCACAAAGGTATTTAAAAAATTCAGGCCGTTTTCGCGCAAAGACTGGAAAAGAATTCAGAATATGTTCGAACTCATATGGTGTTAGATTGTATGCCTTAGCTACAGCTTTGTTAATTAACCAAATAGAGGACCAAGAATCGCCTATATCAGCTATGTTTAATTCAGTCTTGGACATTTTGGTTAGAAAGAGTTCATCAACTTCTAAGTGAGCTGAAGGTATTGTTTTCAAATATGTAGGGCTTACATTAGATGACACGCGAAACCTCAAGCAGAAGTCAGCAGGTAACGAATTTAGAAAAATTATACAGATAGGAAGCTCAACATTTCCTTGGTAGCCATACAAAGAATGACCAAAACACGACATCTCTGGTAGTTGGGCTAAGATGCAAGTTCGCTCATTTGTATTGCTCGCAATTGCTCTTATCACTCCTTTCGGATTTGCATCGGGTGGTTTCCCATATTTCTTTACGACAGCTCCTAAGTTTACCCATCGTTCAATGGGTTTGATATTGATAAGGAATTGTTCGATGTGTTTGCCTTCGTAGAGGGGCCAGAATCCTTTTTCGGCCATGCGGGCGCGGATTTCCTGGTACGCTGCTGGATCATAGTATGGAGAACGATCAGTTGTGCCGGTGATGTTACCGAGTATCTGGCGTGGATTCCACAGCTTGCCGGTAGCAGGATCAGTCCAGAGGTCACGGTCATTGGTCATATGAAATTCCGTATAAAATTTTGCGTTCCAGGTGCCAGGACCCTGATCTCCCAGAAGAGGTCTCGGATTGACCGGATTTCCCTCTCTATCGTATCCGTACATTTTGAGGAGAATTTCACGGTCTTTGGGGTTTCTGTATTCGAGAAATGCCAGTGTGCCAGGGGAGAGCTTCTTCAGCTCCTCTTTTCTGATCCAGACCATCCATGGTTTTGGGGTGAAATCAGAAAGCTCGTCAAGCTCATGACGCATGAAAGCTGCTTGAAATCCGCCTGATGTTTCACTTTGCGCAGAGGATTTTCCTACTGGAGAACCAGTCTTTCGGAAAACAAGATTCACAAATTTATATCGTGAATCAATGGGAAAGATTTTCTTCCTGTTTTCAAAAGCGTAGAATCTTTCGATCTCTGCTTCGTCTAGGAGAAGATGCCGCAAGCCTGTGCACCCCTCATTGTTGTAAATGGCTGAAGGGACGACAAAGCCAACTCGTCCATCTTCTTGAGTTACCTGGTAAGCCCTTTCGACAAAAAATTTGAAGATGTCTGGGTCACCGCCGGTGCTTTTTCCATCCACTTCCCAGTCCTGGAAATTATAATCTCCTCCATTCTTCAAACAGGCCGCAACTGTTTTGACCTTTTTCTTGTAATCAGCAAATTCCACATTCAATCCGATCCTATCTTTTTCCAGTTCTGATATTCTTCGGTCAAGATCACCTCCAACATAGGCTCTGATCAGGATATCGTAACGGCTGTAGAATTCTTTCTTGTCAGGTTTGATCTTGTCCCATGGTGGATTTCCAAGGACAGCATTGAATCTCCCTCCATCTGAATCAAAGAAAATTTCAGGAAATTCGAGTTCCCAGTGAAAAAAACGCTCGCGCTGGCATATATTCTTGAAGGAATCAAACCAAGCCCGGGATTGGACATAACTCTCAAGGCGACTGGGTTCAGAAATGAAGCTGCACAATGTTTGCCATTCGTCCCAGATCTCTGGAATAAACGCAGATGCCGACCGTAGATCAAAAAGCAAATGAGCACTGGATAGTATCTTTTCTGCCTTTTCTCTCTGAGCTTCCTTGAACCTTTGCTCTTTGATACTTTCTGGATCGATGCCTTCCTGGATGAGAGCTTCCCGATCGGCTTCATCGATCAGACGCCTGATCTCAGCAGCTTCGCTTACTTTTTCTCGCACGATATCAGCAAAAAGATCCTGTTGGGAGGAATGTTCGTTTCCTGACATGGAGGGAAGTGGCGGCTGGTCGAGGCGTTTGAGCCATGAACCAAGAAGGGAATTGCCGCATCGGATATGGTGTTCAAAATAGGTCAGTGGCCGATCGCCTGCCATTGATTCAATCCAGAGCGCCACGCGGGCAAGGGCAACAGCTGTGGGGTTCAGGTCCACTCCAAAAAGACAGCGTTCTGCAATTCTCCTCTTGCACCAGGCCCGAGCTTCTGAGTTGCTGACTCGTGCTTCTTCATCCGAAGCCTCCCAGTTCTCATCCCATCCCATTCCTGTTGTGCTTTGAAAATCGGGAGGGCTGTTCTTGCCGGATTCTTGAGTGTAGGCACGGTGTAATTCCCTTCCTAAAAACCTCATGGCTTCCACAAGAAAATGAGCACTTCCACAAGCAGGATCAAGAATGCGAAGCTGTAACATCTCCGCAGATGTTCTTCCTTCAATGAGAGGCTCCAGGGCATAGCTGACGAGATCCTGAACAAGGGGACGGGGTGTGTAGAATGTCCCTGAACCTTTTCTGGCAGAACCCGGAATGAAATAGAACGTTCCAGGCTCGAATTTGCGAAGAACCCTTCCTGGTGTGCCCCGCCTTATGGCGCGCTCTTCCTCCTCTTCATCCTCAAGTTCTTCATCCTCCGGTTCCTCTCTTACTGCTTCTTCCTCGATAGAGATATCGCTATTATCTTCTTCTCCCTGAAACTCAGGGTGAAGGGCCTCTAATTCTGTGCCGGAGATGAGATCAGGGTTTCCCGTAATTCTTAGATTCTTTTCCTCACAAAGGCGGATGACTTCCTGTGGGGGCAAAGCATAGGTTTTTCCCTGAAC
Proteins encoded in this window:
- a CDS encoding DEAD/DEAH box helicase, which encodes MKVSAISCVRHLIDEYRRFLRTSYRFLDPHLKKQFEEHLAKVDVVVKGPYVTLTHDYEQRETLHELVNSGEADRALLKANWPFGKERLYHHQVKAFKAGRKEKSFVVTTGTGSGKTEAFLLPVMDGILKRKRSGVKGLQAIFLYPMNALANDQLERLRRLLRGTGLDISFALYTGDSDTATQRLSEEPAETERLTRAQIRQKPPDILLTNYKQLEFLLVRKEDRALFTPSLKYLVLDELHAYRGALATEISCLIRRLKAHASIKSGDLLGIGTSATVASGANGSERLAFFASTLFGEEFHEEEIIGEVLRPQQEEKEEWIPDPPNLDAKDVFNLDIEDDENIIALAEKLTGQKCRQEGLISEKVSEVMSGNAVVKTLEEIFSNPTTIEGAVSTLKERFPNRSALADDTIQREIEAYLLVGSIGDEDHPPRLRPKLHTFFHGVYDVALCLNPDCRLLVPQGGTQCYRCASMARPAALCRTCGQDFVKVRFERDPDDKPVGTGDFYSDQNTAFLTHQIHELPEGFAPDEEESEENQKRMQRREEAEKKLDRIDFCLGCGRILPEGEKCRECNRFPICLLIHRGKLNTCPACGDTYTRGDIVTPLRTGTASTVSVLSTHHLEGLEGGDRRLLVFADNRQDVAHQAGYASDKHRTFALRHVIAQEVKGAGDRGVYLQELPQRLFDHYRKLGIIPRRTTRPERERWLDAFSYETANEFTRYSRQRASLENLGLVAIDYEFLDEILNSESFLEASRRAGLEISESYNLVRAILDVMRKNRAVAYDFFQEYIDPARKRRYRELESEPYNVRFPDRDRTPKAFALNRPAHIRSSGRLMGFYQENPRAGQLTASQKLVDRLLRSREKAEEFICAVVPILESLGILVAVKNFPIPRNEMVQGLKPLQIDPRLIFLVEPEEGYRCNACQTWRPYDLPTCPTPKCSQGKLQKTELDSDNYYIRLYLDHPPMRMKMAEHSAQISGEERATRETDFKEGRLDALVCTPTLELGVDIGPLLSIVLRNAPPTPTNYIQRVGRAGRRLRIGFVSTFCAGGSHDRHAFENPSWLVAGQFDPPKVRLDNPYVVYRHLRSYLMECIEAQLPNRMGELLDNIRTPSRWKKEDLQPLFEQVKTQKKDLISRISQLFAHDRDVERIDRYGMDEAKEIVEHFEADLCTIMERWWQRVRHLDREFHEYSTIGSPRHDEKKASARKRAYREITEDPERAYTLNYLSTQGFLPAYQFPVDTYSLDPGVSDTPTLYRPSSIAIEEFAPGNFVYANGHKLKSIRVLFAGGPGSGPVEYGRSDAETSGRLKSFIFCKNCDEVLETTRNRCPRCSADLPAPTDTIEVDSFEAEESLRIGSDEESRQRRYYVRRESLLSSGEEACKLFPYPMAPLEYRKLAEILITNWGHADSKTGEGFRFTLCLDCGKHMPYDLSDPSLKQKIEKWNEQHSRFCRGSLASVILSYRYKTDCIAMTVPGREDTTQIGRWSFSPSLVTLAEAILAGAENLLELEPFELSAFVRPAPGGQMGEQIVIYETVPGGAGYVEEMARRLPEVARAAQQRLYGHFCAKACYLCLKHYRNQKWHPFFDKNLIRDVLFILANQEPVKPQISSTNVSVETLKEMLEKRKEEAATGGFEDPRTGRYRKGKIEEPLGAALARIADLPPSQRDLEIKDGERLITVPDFAWEDVKVAVYCDGFAVHGNIETLELDARKRNWLQSRGWVVLTYWGRTILKDPDACAREIAEIYGQRRYMLR
- a CDS encoding ATP-binding protein, which produces MRSKEEIRSILKNLNNQTADSLEDDDLEFKPWDTDTKTLHRTLREAVVCFANARGGTIVLGVKDRGHSRKEAIQGVGRYDIAGLRRAVYDGTEPHILVEIEELVEPEGTLLLVHVPKGMPPHTTSDGVAKIRIGKECKPLTGRTFAQLLAAGGQRDPTAEIIERSTDKDLDPSEIQNLRRIILHEAQNQELARLEDRALMEAMGLITKEGVTIAGLLLVGKKESINHHIPQHEIIFLRYKSPTRYDQRKDMRKALLSVLAEMEQLVSVNNRVKTIQEEGFGQLEFPDLSWEVAREAVLNAITHRDYFLRQGIQISLYRDRLEVISPGGFIGGITPENVLRHPPVHRNELLARTFQTIGLVNRIGLGVDRIYEGLLRLGKDIPRYAADEAHVQLVIPLETHDGFAIFVAGEERRGHHLELDDLILLRRFLKTAVLDRWSAANALQLSEEEAAARLVRLRGAGYLIVRGRGRGASYDLRMDLADRIRGRATVDSDLPLEKEAVKLRILTLLRTRGKLTNAQIRHFSGFSRVQVYYLVKELESEGKVRFAGKGRGGHILLAEKN
- a CDS encoding N-6 DNA methylase, with amino-acid sequence MGRGKKKRLSDRETDQAYLRFFRIYQKAEGKSDDRTFCREKFIRPLLRDVLGFHLGQGEDSIHGLFFSAEAEARGEKPLLICYCGGWDENLDAGHGRSQPAHRLQEFLSRIGISHGILVTGESLRLIRAPGEGPRRAYLEIDLEGLAEEDDPESFAAFYLLLSSSNFHPDSEGHLAIEEIERESRAHAEKVSEELKEAVFTSCETLVQGLIEDASVRGKIADLTTLTDSELRKFRDASLTGLYRILFILYAESRDPRLAEHQIYHQAYSLNGLLDELLRYPERSWPGNRCSLWLRLKALFHIYDEGLDAITPWENIPPRGGDFFSSSTHEGRILEKAHLSDRVVAQLLLKLATTLPRRGVGRERVSFRELDIEQLGAVYEGLLEYEPKIAKETTFEIRVQGKTYALPPQEVIRLCEEKNLRITGNPDLISGTELEALHPEFQGEEDNSDISIEEEAVREEPEDEELEDEEEEERAIRRGTPGRVLRKFEPGTFYFIPGSARKGSGTFYTPRPLVQDLVSYALEPLIEGRTSAEMLQLRILDPACGSAHFLVEAMRFLGRELHRAYTQESGKNSPPDFQSTTGMGWDENWEASDEEARVSNSEARAWCKRRIAERCLFGVDLNPTAVALARVALWIESMAGDRPLTYFEHHIRCGNSLLGSWLKRLDQPPLPSMSGNEHSSQQDLFADIVREKVSEAAEIRRLIDEADREALIQEGIDPESIKEQRFKEAQREKAEKILSSAHLLFDLRSASAFIPEIWDEWQTLCSFISEPSRLESYVQSRAWFDSFKNICQRERFFHWELEFPEIFFDSDGGRFNAVLGNPPWDKIKPDKKEFYSRYDILIRAYVGGDLDRRISELEKDRIGLNVEFADYKKKVKTVAACLKNGGDYNFQDWEVDGKSTGGDPDIFKFFVERAYQVTQEDGRVGFVVPSAIYNNEGCTGLRHLLLDEAEIERFYAFENRKKIFPIDSRYKFVNLVFRKTGSPVGKSSAQSETSGGFQAAFMRHELDELSDFTPKPWMVWIRKEELKKLSPGTLAFLEYRNPKDREILLKMYGYDREGNPVNPRPLLGDQGPGTWNAKFYTEFHMTNDRDLWTDPATGKLWNPRQILGNITGTTDRSPYYDPAAYQEIRARMAEKGFWPLYEGKHIEQFLINIKPIERWVNLGAVVKKYGKPPDANPKGVIRAIASNTNERTCILAQLPEMSCFGHSLYGYQGNVELPICIIFLNSLPADFCLRFRVSSNVSPTYLKTIPSAHLEVDELFLTKMSKTELNIADIGDSWSSIWLINKAVAKAYNLTPYEFEHILNSFPVFARKRPEFFKYLCERLKEWKAEQ